A region from the Flavobacterium enshiense genome encodes:
- a CDS encoding GNAT family N-acetyltransferase, whose protein sequence is MMILLRTTSENQDFKYLTQLFDTYLIDIDGDEKDFFAQYNQIYFENAIVCYENNIPVGCGALKPYDLQTGEIKRMFVHPDHRNKGVAMAVLQELEVWAKELHFTSCILETSFKLENAIALYKKVGYHQIPNYGQYVGVESSVCMRKDL, encoded by the coding sequence ATGATGATACTCCTTCGAACGACTTCGGAAAACCAGGATTTCAAATACCTTACCCAATTATTTGATACTTATCTGATAGATATTGATGGTGATGAGAAGGATTTCTTCGCACAATACAATCAGATTTACTTCGAAAATGCAATCGTTTGTTACGAAAACAATATTCCGGTAGGATGTGGTGCGCTCAAACCGTACGATTTGCAAACCGGTGAAATCAAACGAATGTTTGTGCATCCGGACCATAGAAATAAAGGTGTGGCTATGGCTGTTTTACAGGAGTTGGAAGTCTGGGCGAAAGAATTGCATTTTACTTCCTGTATACTGGAAACTTCTTTCAAACTTGAAAATGCCATTGCTTTGTATAAAAAAGTTGGCTACCATCAAATACCTAATTACGGTCAATATGTTGGCGTGGAAAGCAGTGTTTGCATGCGAAAAGATTTATAA